A DNA window from Halomonas zincidurans B6 contains the following coding sequences:
- a CDS encoding phage holin family protein, whose product MDTENRNTREGNSLGSLISTVTQEVTALIRNEVELAKAEIRQKTSQLGTGIGSVAAGGGVLLCGFLVLLASAVFGLNIVVQAMWLSTLIVGAIVVIVGFIMLQGGKKKLKATNLTPDRTMASLQKDQGMAKRHQSQAKEQLK is encoded by the coding sequence ATGGATACGGAGAACAGGAATACGCGGGAAGGCAATTCGTTAGGTTCGCTTATTTCGACCGTGACCCAGGAAGTCACCGCCCTTATCCGCAATGAAGTCGAGCTTGCCAAAGCCGAGATACGCCAGAAAACCTCGCAACTCGGGACCGGCATCGGTTCGGTCGCGGCAGGGGGCGGTGTCCTGCTGTGCGGCTTTCTCGTCTTGCTCGCCTCGGCGGTGTTCGGCCTGAACATCGTGGTGCAGGCCATGTGGCTTTCCACACTGATCGTCGGTGCGATCGTGGTTATCGTCGGGTTCATCATGCTTCAGGGCGGCAAGAAGAAGCTGAAAGCCACTAATCTGACCCCCGACAGGACCATGGCCAGTCTTCAGAAGGACCAGGGGATGGCGAAACGGCACCAGAGCCAGGCTAAGGAGCAGCTGAAATGA